The region AGACGGCGACGGAGGCAAAGCGTCTTGAGAATCCCGGACTGGCCCCGCAGCATAAGCGAGACAACGGCAAACTCGGTGGGGCTTAGAGCCACGTCATCGCTGCCAGCCACGCACAGCACGCCGGTGTCGCCATCGAGGGTCAGGCGCGGCGCATTAGCAGCAGGCGGAGCGACCCGCTGAAAACCCCTGACCAGCGCCGCGTAGCTCGGCGGCGCACTCTTGAATGCGCTTTCGTACCAGCCGCGCATCTTCACGAACGGCACATCAATCAAATCCACTTTCGGTTTGACGATGACCGGCTTGCCCTCTCGCGTGCGATGCCGGTCTTTTCCGGTTGGAAAAAGAAACGGTGGATCGAGCGGTGTATCGTAGGGCGGGTTCACGAGCACATGGAGGACACGATCCTGCTCGCGGCCCACCAGGCTCATGCACGCCATCAACAGCGCCCCCATGGTTTTGCGTCCGCCCGCAATGGATGCCAGCACGCGCGTGCAGGAATTATCCGTTTCGGCCCGCAGGTGGCGGAGGATGAAATCAGCGGCGGTCGCGTTATCCGCCGATGTGGCGATGTCATCGAGGTCACAGGTGCCGTTTGCTGAGGGAAAGATGCGGACGTGGTCCGAAGCCAGTCCGAAACCAAGTTTGTTTTCGATCGGCAATCCACGGCGTTTGAATGCGGCGCACAATCGACTCCATCCGCATTCTTCGCCCGAAAACAATGACGCCTCCAACGCCGTCCTGCCTGTCCGAGTCGTCAACACCACAATACGGTCAGGGAGGACCGGCGGCGATTCCAGCGCCAGCGCCCACAGGGTTTCGGTTAGAACGGATGGCGAGACGCCCATGACCGCAATCAGAATCGTTTCACATCGGCTGGCACTCAGGCAACACCCCCTTTGTTTGGAAGCCGGCGCCAGAAGATTCTGAATCTTGACGTTACCCTTCTTTCGCGCGCCGCTTCCAGAGTGCGGCGATTATAACGGGTTGGAGAGTGAGGGACAAGGTGAATAATGGGCCGCGTGTTCTCATATTCTGACTCCTGTATTCTGACTCCTGACTTCTCTCTTGCAAACACCCCGAAGGGGTTTTGCAAGAGCCTCAAAGTGTTGATTTCCAGCGTAGGTTGAAGATGCAAAATCGCGTTTACAAAACCGTTGAAAGCCTCGGACAGCCCCAGGTGTCTGTGCGCCGCGCCGCCGCCGCCATCTCTGGGGCCTGTTTTGTGTCTATTTCTGTTCATTTCTGTCTATTTTGCCCGAGCGGTGGGTGTGCGCAGCGGTGTGTGCGCCCCCACAGTGGGCCGCACTGGAGAGCGTAAAAGACGAAAGGGCGGGGCGGTGTTTTTGTGCTTGAGGTCAATCGGGGACAGGATGTCAATCGGGGACCAGACGCCCCGACCCACTTTCTCGATTTCCTGTGGCATTCGTCATGATCTGCGGCGCGGCAGGGACGCCCGCTTCCCTTTCCGTTTTCAGCTTTCTGTTTTCAGCTTTCCGTTTTCCGTTTTCAGCTTTCCGTTTTCTCTTCATCAGCCCCGCCCGCAAAAACCGATTGCACTTTCTGCGAGCGGGTGGTACAACACCGGGGACATCTTACAGCAACGAGGGGTGGGCTATGGATCGGCGCACGGCGGGGACGGCGGCACATCCGGAAGAGCGGATCATCGCGCGCCTGAAACAAGCGGCGGGTGGCGAGGTCTCGGGCGAGCGGCTGTGTGCCGAGTTGGGGATCAGCCGGGCCGCGGTCTGGAAGCATATTCAGGGCTTGCGCGACGGCGGCTACTGCATTGACGCCGCGCCGCGCCGCGGCTACAGCCTTCGCACGGCTCCGGACACACCGCTCGCCACCGAGGTGGTGCCGCTGCTGACCACGCGCCTGATCGGGCGGCCGTATCACTTCCTCGCTGCGACCGATTCGACCAACCGCCAGACCGCCGCCTACGCGGATGCGGGGGCAACCGAGGGAACGGTCGTTGCGGCGGACGCGCAGACGGGCGGACGCGGCCGGATGGGTCGCGCCTGGGTGTCGCCGCCGGGCCTCAACGCCTATGTCTCGATCCTCTTGATGCCCGCCATCGAGCCGGCCCGCGTCACTACGCTGCCGCTGGTCGCCGGACTCGCGGTCGCGCTGACGATCGAACGGATCGCGCCCGGGCTGCGTCCCCTCGTCAAATGGCCCAACGACATCCTCCTCAACGGCCGCAAAGTG is a window of Lentisphaerota bacterium DNA encoding:
- a CDS encoding TIGR02584 family CRISPR-associated protein: MGVSPSVLTETLWALALESPPVLPDRIVVLTTRTGRTALEASLFSGEECGWSRLCAAFKRRGLPIENKLGFGLASDHVRIFPSANGTCDLDDIATSADNATAADFILRHLRAETDNSCTRVLASIAGGRKTMGALLMACMSLVGREQDRVLHVLVNPPYDTPLDPPFLFPTGKDRHRTREGKPVIVKPKVDLIDVPFVKMRGWYESAFKSAPPSYAALVRGFQRVAPPAANAPRLTLDGDTGVLCVAGSDDVALSPTEFAVVSLMLRGQSGILKTLCLRRRLDPSASAPEWLHAFCGGTRFTDESIAPQDFSKCLSSARSKFTAHPMLSAFSEMLLPKRGGKPTYPTSKIVFRGIDFFADIHG
- a CDS encoding biotin--[acetyl-CoA-carboxylase] ligase; its protein translation is MICGAAGTPASLSVFSFLFSAFRFPFSAFRFLFISPARKNRLHFLRAGGTTPGTSYSNEGWAMDRRTAGTAAHPEERIIARLKQAAGGEVSGERLCAELGISRAAVWKHIQGLRDGGYCIDAAPRRGYSLRTAPDTPLATEVVPLLTTRLIGRPYHFLAATDSTNRQTAAYADAGATEGTVVAADAQTGGRGRMGRAWVSPPGLNAYVSILLMPAIEPARVTTLPLVAGLAVALTIERIAPGLRPLVKWPNDILLNGRKVCGILCEMEAEADRIRRVVCGIGVNLNQTTFPAELAPRATSLALESGTVIARAR